Sequence from the Candidatus Dormiibacterota bacterium genome:
CGTGCGCCGGCGACTACGTGTCGCCCTCGTGGAGCGCGAACAGAAGGGTGAGGAACCTCGCTGAGCCTGACGCTCGTCTGTCCGAAAGGAGCTGCGGTGATCGGCACACGATCTTGACAGTGACCAGCCACTTCACAGAAATATGAGGCGCGACCCCGCGCCGGCCCGCCACGGGCCTCCGCGGATCGCCCAGCGACGCTTTTGCTTGACAGGTCGCGGGCCCGGTGTTGAGATCACGCCGTGGCCCAAAAGATGAAACGCGGGAGGAAGAGGGGCGCGGTCCTCCCCGAGCGGACGAACGCGCACCTGCGGCTTCGCGTCAACGGGGAATCCCGGGAGGTCTCCTTCGCGCCCCACAAGACGCTCCTCGAGGTCCTGCGCGAGGACCTCGGCCTGACCGGCACCAAGCACGGCTGCGAGCTGGGGGAGTGCGGCACCTGCACGGTGCTCCTCGACGGGAAGCCGCAGCTGTCGTGCCTGGTCCTCGGCCTGGAGTGCGAGGATCGGCCGATCGTCACCGTGGAAGGGCTGGCGGACGGACCCCGGCCGCACCCGCTGCAGACTGCATTCGCCGAGCTGGGGGCCGCGCAGTGCGGCTAC
This genomic interval carries:
- a CDS encoding (2Fe-2S)-binding protein; translation: MKRGRKRGAVLPERTNAHLRLRVNGESREVSFAPHKTLLEVLREDLGLTGTKHGCELGECGTCTVLLDGKPQLSCLVLGLECEDRPIVTVEGLADGPRPHPLQTAFAELGAAQCGYCTPGILCAAKALLDSRPDPTRQEIKEALSGNLCRCTGYIKIFEAVELAARRRRDPGAQPAQEVLHGRRI